In one window of Primulina tabacum isolate GXHZ01 chromosome 8, ASM2559414v2, whole genome shotgun sequence DNA:
- the LOC142554692 gene encoding uncharacterized protein LOC142554692, which yields MSNELQRRFEEAVNAADIHLHVKELYGVQIRSERHDVVKELMTRRLREGTSVHEHGVRMIGLIEKLVGLDVVIPAEISTDIILLSLPSSFDGFVVNFNTNKLEASLEELVNMLTSYEATIKKDKPVFLVGSSSSTKKATPYKGKKRSAPPKKNKPNKKSYKKPAPGPTKPDKSEQICFHCNKPGHWRRNCAEYLAQKRDGKKQEA from the exons ATGTCGAATGAATTGCAGAGGCGGTTCGAGGAGGctgtgaatgctgctgacattcaccttcatgtgaaagagttgtatGGTGTACAAATTCGATCAGAAAGGCATGATGTTGTTAAAGAACTCATGACTAGACGCTTGCGAGAAGggacttcggtccatgagcatggtgttaggatgattgggctcattGAGAAGTTAGTGGGACTCGACGTGGTTATTCCTGCTGAGATTTCGACGGATATTATCTTGCTATCACTACCCTCCTCGTTCGATGGATTTGTGGTGAACTTTAATACGAATAAGCTTGAGGCCagccttgaagagttggtcaataTGCTTACTAGTTATGAGGCCACAATCAAAAAGGACAAGCCTGTTTTTCTAGTGGGTTCTTCGTCCAGCACAAAAAAGGCAACCCCATATAAAGGCAAGAAGCGTTCTGCCCCTCCAAAGAAGAACAAGCCAAACAAGAAGTCATACAAGAAACCTGCTCCGGGGCCCACAAAGCCTGACAAGTCAGAACAAATCTGTTTCCATTGCAACAAGCCTGGACACTGGAGGCGTAATTGCGCGgagtatcttgcccagaagc gtgatgggaagaagcagGAGGCTTAG